The DNA segment TGTCCGCGGCGAACCTCACCCTCCCGCTGGCTCAGCTGCTGCTGCTGCTCCTGCAGCAGGTCATGACGCCGCTGCAGCTCCCGCTCGAGGGCAGCAAGCTCATGCTCCCGCGCCTGTATCCGCCGCTCCTGTTCAGCCAGGCGCTTGAGCAGGGCTGCCGAGCTGGTCTGATCTGCCTCTACCAGTTCACGGGCACGACCGAGGATTGACGGCTGCAGCCCGATCGCCTCGGCGGTATCGAGTGCGTAGCTGCTGCCCGGCAGGCCGGGAACTACCGCGTAGGTTGGCCGATGGGTCTGCTCATCGAAGGCCATAGCAGCATTAAAAAACGCCTCGCTGGAAAAGGAAAACTCCTTTAATGCCCACAGGTGCGTGGTGATAATCCCCATACAGCCGGTGTCTACCAGGTGTTCACATATTGCCACACCCAAAGCGCCTGCCTCGTCTGGATCGGTACCAGTACCCAGCTCATCCAGCAGTACCAGTCCCCGGGCATCAGCCTCGGCCAGGATTCGTTTGATTCGTCCGATATGCCCGCTAAAGGTAGAAAGTGACCGCTCGATTGACTGTTCATCGCCAATATCCGCATGAATCGCAGAAAAAAGCGGAAGCCGTGTACCGTCCGCTGCCGGCACCGGCAGGGCATGCTGATGCAGGGCAGCCAGCAACCCGAGTGTCTTGAGCGCGACGGTCTTCCCCCCGGTATTCGGTCCCGACAGCACAATGAAACGCTGCGGATCTCCGGATATCTCGAGGGAGATCGGCACTGCTGCCGATCCGAGCAGCGGGTGGCGAGCCTGCACCAGTCGAATGGCAGAATCCTCGGTAACCGGGAGCCAGACTGCATCCTGCTGGAGGGCAAAACGCGCCCGGGCACACCGATCATCGAGTCTCCCGACCTGTTGACGCAGCTGCTCCAGAACCGCCCGATGCTCCCTGATGACCGCTGACATCCGGCGCAGGATACGCTGCAGCTCGACCTGATAAGCCGATTGTTCATCGGTGACCCGGTTATTGGCCTCTACGATCTCGGCCGGCTCAAAAAACAGGGTTGTCCCGCTGGCTGACCGGGTATGCACAATACCGGATATCCGTCCGCGATAGTTCTCCTGCAGCGGCAGCACCAGACGCCCATCACGCAAGGCCGGTTCATCACTGGTCCAGAAGTCGCGATAGGTGGCCTGGCGCAGAAACCGCTGGGCGGTATCGCGGGCAGCCTGAGAGGCGCTGTGTATACGCGCAGCAATACGCTGCAGCTCCGGTATACGATCCTCCATCAGCCGCCCGGAGCGATCCAGATACCGCCAGATTACCTTGCCTACCTCCTGCGGGATTTCTCCGGCTGTCGCGATCTCCCGAACGGCAGCCTCCGGGGGTGCCTGCTGGTGCACCCAGCCCAGTTCGCGTTCAGCAGCATCAACATAGAGTGCAACCGCAGCGACATCCTCCAGCTCCAGCACCGACCCCTCTACCCTGCAGTCCTCTAGGGGCTGTGCTATGTCGGGGTACTCCGGCAGCGGATAGCCATCCTGCACCAGCAGCGACTGCAGCTCACGGCTTTCACGCTGGATGCTCCTGAGCAGCACCGGGTCATCACAGAATCCCTGCGATCGCAGGGATTGGCGACCTTCCGGGCTGCGCGCGCGGGCCAGTATCAGTGAAAAAACCTGCTCATACTCCAGAACAGTCAGTGCATGTGTGGTTCTATCGGGGTGTTCAGGCATCAAACCGCGGTACTCCATACTGTTTGGTCAAATCCTGCATATCGGCACGGGTTTTTGCATAGCTGGCAAACCGATCGGGATGCAGTTCGCCCCGGTCAACCGCAGCCCGTACCGCACAATCAGGTTCATGGATATGCGTACAGCCATTATAGCTGCAGCCCGGGGCCAATGCGGCTATCTCGCGATACCCGCTGGCAATCTCGTACTCAGTATATCCCATGATGTGCAGCTCACGTATACCGGGGGTATCAATAATTGCGGTAGCCGATCCCTGGCTGCCCAGTTCAGCTGCTGTCAGCAGGCGCCCGTAGTTGGTCGTGTGTCGACCGCGATTGTGCTTTCTGGAAACCTCGCCGGTTTTGAGTTTACAGTCAGGATACATCGCGTTGATACAGCTGGATTTCCCTACCCCTGATTGCCCGTAGAGCACGCTGCGTTTGTCAGCCAGGATGTGGCGCAGATCCTCAAGGCCATCTCCGGTAAGCGCTGAAATCCGGTGCACCCGGTAACCGACCTGCCGGTACACATCTATTCGTTCCTGTTCCGCTGCGGTTGCGGTCAGATCGGACTTGTTTATCACCACCACGGCGGGGATCCCCGCCAGTTCCGCCAGTACCAGCGCCCGGTCGATAAACCGTGGGCGAAACGGCGGTTCGCCCACACTCCCGAACAGCACAACCTGATCCACATTTGCCGCTACGGCCTGCATGTTGTTGCGCTTGCGGTTCCAGCGGAACAGACAGTTGCGCCGCGGGTGGCGCCGCAGAATCAACTCGCCCTCAAACTCCACCAGATCACCAGGGGCCAGTGGGTTATAGCTGTTTTCTGCTCCATCAAGAACCTTGCCCTTCAGTCGACACAGCCGGGTCTGATTCTCGTGCATCACGGTAAAGATGTTATTAATCCCCTGTAAAACAAGTCCGGTCACAGCGCAATCCTTACGGCCTGAACGGCATAGCGCCGTTCAATGTTGTGGGTAATGATTTCCGGAATCGCTGCCGTCTGATACCAGATTGCGATTGCTGCTCCACCTGTCGTGCCGGCTGACACACGAGCGGTCTGTCCGTGAATCACCCGCTGCAGCTGGCGGGAAACCCCGTCGCGCGAATCGATTATCTGTACCTCGGTGCCAAACAAGCCGGCCAGTTCCTCGGCAATATGGATAAAGTGGGTGCATCCCAGCACCACGACATCAACATTGCTGCAGCTGAAACGCTCGACAAAAGGCAGTAAAAGCGGCCGGGGATCCTCCGGCAGGTAGAGACGTTCCTCGACAAACCGGACAAGCTCACCAGCACCTACGGTCTCAACCTGCACATCCTGTGCAAAAGAGGCAATCAGCCCTTGCAGGTAGGGATCCTCCACTGTTCGCCGGGTGGCCAGCACCCCGATAATCGCCTTGCGGGTAATCCGGGCCGCCGGCTTGACCGCTGGAACTACACCGACAAACGGCAGATCGGGAAACTGGTCTCGCAATGCGGCCAGACTGGTCACCGATGCAGTATTGCAGGCTATAACACATGCCTTGGGGTTATGTCGATCGCGGAGCCAGCGCACCAGCAGGGAAACCCGGGCGGTCAACTCGTCTGCCGTTTTTTCCCCGTATGGAAATCCGGCGGTATCGGATATATACACGAATGATTCTGCCGGGAGCGCTGCACGCATCCAGCTCAGGTACGGCAGTCCGCCGATTCCGGAATCAAGAACACAGACTGGTCTGGCATCACTCACGGAATCACCCATCACCAAACAGGGCATCGAAGCTGCGACGAGCCTTCTCGACTTTGGGATCGCGCGTGCCGGGGGTTACCCCGCGCACCGCTTCACCGGGCAGCGGCAGCTGGAAATGGTCACAGAAATTCCCGCGATCCTTGTCTGGAACCGGTTCCTGTATCGGCTCTCGGCATTGATACGCTGCCGCCGGGTCGTAGTGGCGACAGTTCAGACACACCTTCAGTTCGGCGCCGCAGGAGTCACAGGTGCTGCTGCGGCCTACAGCAGTTTTACGGTCGATTTCATTGCCGCATGCAAAACATAGAGCCATACCGTATTGTACTTTGAGCTTCTGGTACTGACAAGAGCCCGGTGTCTTGTGACAACCGCCATTTTCGACTACCTTGAAATGATGGTTGTATTCTCGCCGTGTGCCCATCAGGGTTGCGATCGCTATGCCCTCGGGCGAACCCAGTTCTGTCTGCGCCACCAGCCGGATTTCAACACCGCCATCCCGGAGGTGCTGCAGCATTTGCAGTCACAGCAAAACCTCGTCGGCTGGAATTTCTCTGAACTGACCTTCTCGGATCTGGTGTTTTCCGAGAAGTACGTTGCCAGCTGCCTGTTCTCCCACGGGGTTTTTCCCAGCATCGGCTTTCGGAAATGCCGCTTCGAGAATTGCTTCTTTGATTTCTCGCTGTTCAGTGACTGCAGCTGGCATGAGTGCGTACTGCATAACTGCACCTTTGCCGGCAGTGAGTTCAGCAGCTCACGGTTTGAGGAGTCGACGCTGTTCCAGGTTTCGTTCAACGGGATTACCGCGCGCAACATCAACTTCAGCTCATCGGATCTGTTCCGTTCGCTATTCATTGGCAGTTCACTGCACGGGGCGCTGTTCGAGGACTGTAATCTGAAACGGGTAAACTTCTGCCGCTCGGAACGCCAGAACGTCCAGTTCAAATGGTCAAACGAGATGGAAGCAATCTTTTCGGAGGACCAGTCCAGTCGTCAGCGAATCTATCCGCTTGAGCGCTTCTAGGCGCATCAAGCGGGCCTGACCAGAAGGAGCTATGCATGCAGGTTATCACCCATATCTGCCTGGAGACATTTCGCAATTCATACCTCATCGCCAACCCCGATACCAAGGAAGCAATCATCATCGACCCGGCAGGGATCGATACCCGGCTGATCGATCGCATCGAAAACAACCATTTTGTCCTGAAAGCAGCAGTGCTCACCTCTCCCCGCTCTCTGCATGAGCGGCCGCTGCGTACCTTGCGGCGCATCTACCCGGTCGAGGTATTCTGTACCCAGCAGGACGTTGGCGATGTCGAGATAACCAGAATGCGCCCCGACTATCCGGTATCGCTGCTGGGTTTTTCGGTTGAGCCAATCTCGATGTCTGCCTACAGCATGAACACCGTGCTGCTGCAGATCGGCGAATGCCTGTTCACCGGGGATATCCTGAGCGCTGGCACTATCGGGGACCCGCCCAGCAGCTTTGCGGTGGCGCTGTTAAAAACCGAGATTCTCGAACGGCTGCATACCATGCCCCCCGCCACTATTGTGCTGCCGGCTCACGGTCCGCCGACAACGATCGAAGCTGAGCTGCGCACCAATCCCTATCTTCAGGATGAACAGCAGAACCTTGATGCGCGGAAGCATCATTGAACGCCGTGAGCAACTGCTGCCAGTGTTCCGGAAGCGGCGCATAAAAACGCGCCGGTTTTCCGTTTGGCAGTTGCAGCTCCAGGACTGTCGCATGCAGCATCAAGCCATCCGACATGGCTGCTGAACGCCTGCCGTAGAGGGGATCACCGAGTATCGGGCATCCAATCCACTGCATATGCACCCGCAGCTGATGGGTACGCCCGGTCATGGGGTACAGCGATGCAAGGCTGACAAGCTGTCGCCCGAACTCGGCGCTGGCAACGGTCCGATACCGGGTTACCGCCGGTTTTCCGCCGGTGGTGCCGGCACAGAAGCGCTTGCGGTTACGGGGATCCCGCAGGATCCGCGACTGCAGCTCACCCTCAGGGTTGCGCGGCCGCCCCTTTACCACCGCCAGATACAGTTTGCCGACCTGGCGATCGGCAAACTGCTGCGACAAGAGGGCATGCGCGGCGGGATGCTTGGCCGCAATCAGGACGCCGGATGTATCCTTGTCCAGTCGGTGTACGATACCCGGTCGCACCGCGGCACTCTCTGCTGCGTAGCCATCCCCGGCCTGCTGGAAGCGTTCCTGCAGGCCGCTCACATGCCCCAACAGCCCGTTCAGCAGGGTGTGATCAGGATTACCATGGGCCGGATGTACCACCATACCCGGGGGTTTGTTCACGACTACTACATCATCATCCTCGTACAGGATCTCGGCGCGCAATGGTTCGGGGATACAGTCAGGCTGGACCGGAGGCTCAACCACACCCGATACACGATCACCGGCAGACACCTGCGCCGACAGCTTGGCCGGATTGCCGTTCAGCTCTATCCGCCTGAGCAGCTGCTTCAGCTGTGACCGACTGGGAAATCCGTCACGCCCCGACAGATACTGGTCGAGTCTCTGGGGAGCAAGGTTCTCATCAACCACAAGGCTGAACTCGCCGGTGATATTCATTCCCGTCGTTCCCGGACGCCAAGATAATAATCGATCACGGCAATTATCGCTGCCGCACTTACCCCGATGGCAAGGATCCGGGTGCGATCGGTATCATCGAGAGGAACACCATCCGGCGGCGCAAAAAACAGCGGGGCATACTCGCCAGCGACCTGCCCCTGCTCGAAGCTGCGCAATCCGAACCTGCCGATGTCGTAAAACATGCGTGATACCAGCAGCGTGACCGGGACGGCACCCAGGGTAATCACACTGCCGCGACGCAGATCCAGCGCCCATTGGGGGAATTCGTCAGGATGATATGGCTCGGGAGCGTCGGCAGTCAGCGGCAGCGACGAAATCAGCAGCAGCAGGATCAGCAGTGACAACCGACGCATGGTAGCGGTGCTCATACCGGAATTGTAGCAGAAAAATGCGCTAATGAAAATCTGCCTTATTGACGCAAACAGGTGCACGCGGTACTTTCTTTGGCATGAGTGATAAACTATGGTCTGAACGGCAGAAAGCCACCTGGCGAACCAAGGTAGGGCTTGCCGAGATGTTGAAGGGCGGGGTTATTATGGATGTAACCACGTCCGAACAAGCAAAGATTGCCGCCGATGCCGGGGCGCAGGCAGTAATGGCACTGGAGCGCGTTCCAGCTGACATCCGCGCTCAGGGCGGGGTTGCACGCATGTCCGACCCGCAGATGATCGAGGAAATCCAGAAAGCAGTATCCATTCCGGTGATGGCCAAATGCCGCATCGGCCATTTTGTCGAGGCACAGCTGCTGCAAAGCATGGGTGTGGATTTCATCGATGAAAGCGAGGTTCTGACTCCAGCCGATGATCAATACCACGTCTACAAGCATGACTTTACCGTACCCTTTGTCTGCGGCTGCCGTAATCTCGGCGAAGCGCTGCGTCGCATCGGTGAAGGTGCGGCCCTGATTCGAACCAAGGGTGAAGCCGGTACCGGCGATGTCGTAGAAGCGGTACGTCACCTGCGGACACTTCATGGTGACATCCGGCGCCTGCAGGGAATGCGTGAGGATGAGTTGATGACTGCTGCCAAGGAGCTTGGTGCTCCGTTTGAGCTGGTTGTCGAGGTCGCCCGTACCGGCAAGCTGCCAGTCCCCAACTTTTCGGCCGGGGGGGTCGCTACACCGGCCGATGCGGCACTCATGATGCAACTCGGCGCCGAAACGGTATTTGTCGGTTCCGGTATTTTCAAGTCCAACAACCCGGCCAAGCGTGCACGCGCGGTGGTTGATGCGGTAGCTTTTTACAACGACCCGGAAAAGCTTGTTGAGGTTTCGCGAAATCTCGGTGAACCCATGACCGGCATCAATGTATCGATTATGCCGCAGGAAGACCGCCTGTCGGTTCGCGGCTGGTAATGCAGGCTGTCACCATATGGGTACACCTCGAATGAACTGCCGCCTTGGGGTGCTTGCACTCCAGGGCGGTTTTTACAAACACATGGAAATGCTGCGCAGCATGGATGCAGAAGCGGTAGCGGTCAAGGAGCCGCGTGACCTTGCGGGGCTGCAGGGTCTGCTGATACCCGGTGGCGAGAGTACTACGATTGGCATGCTGATGGAGCGCTATGGACTCATGGCGGCCTTACGCACACAAATGGCACAGGGTTTTCCGGTATTCGGCACCTGCGCCGGCGCCATTCTGCTCTCCGACGAAATCGAAAACAGCACCCAGACCCGGATTGGCGGCCTGCCAATCACTATCCGTCGCAATGCCTACGGAAGACAGGTCGAGAGTTTCGAGGCCGACCTGGTAATACAGGGGATTGCCCCGGAGGATACCCCGCTGCGTGGTGTCTTTATCCGTGCGCCGATAATCCTTGCCTGCGCAGATACCGTGGAGGTACTGAGCAGCTATGAGGGATATCCGACCGTTGTCCGTGCCGGATCGCTGCTGGCGGCAACCTTCCATCCCGAACTTACCAGCGATGATCGCCTGCACCGCTACTTTATCCAGCAGATCGCTGCCGACTGGCAGCCCTGACACCCGCTATTTGCCGCGACTGCCAAGATATCGGACCAATGACAACAAGGATTCCTGCCCTTCCCCGCTGTCATACAGGCGAGCGATCAGCTGTTCACATTCCGTGACATAGCTTTTCCGCACCGCGGCTACCTGCTCGACCACACCCAGATCCTGCAAAACCGACTGAATCTCGTGCACATCGCCGGTGGTAATACCCGGCTGTCCGAATCCGGTCAGAGCTGCGGCTGCCCGCTTGTTGCCCTGCAGGGCATGCTGACGCAGTCCCTGACGATACAGGGTCTTTTTGTTTTCAGTGATATCACTGGTATTCGGCTTGCCGGTGGTATCCGGATCTCCGAAAAGCCCGATATAATCATCCTGAATCTGGAACACGATTCCCATTGCCTCACCCAGTTGCCCAAGCAAATCGATATCCGCATCCGATCCGCCAGCGATAACCCAGCCCAGCATCATTGGCAGGGCAAAGGTGTAACGCCCGGTTTTGCAGCGATAGACCCCCAGAATATCCTCGGTGGAGGGCTCCTGCGGCTGCACCCCATGAGCTACATCCTGCATCTGTGCCATACCTACCACTACGATTTCATCGGCCGCAATCCGGATTACACTTTGCAGTCTCTCCGGTGGCAGCGCCAGGCGGCTTAACAGCTGCATGGCCCAGAAGCCGGCAATATCACCGGCGCATATCCCCAGTGCGATGGCGCTACGCTCCGGGCTGTCCCAACCGTCAGCAACCGCACGGCTGCGGTACTGTGCATGTACCGCTGGCATACCCCGGCGTACATCATCGTCATCCATGATGTCATCGTGTATGAGCAAGAAGCTCTGGATCAGCTCCATCGCCGCCGCGGTGTCAGCAAGAGCCTGATGTTCGGCGGCAGAAATACTGCCCCCGGTTCTGAACGTCGCTGCATCGGCACCGCCGAAAACCAGCGCCCCGCGGATCATCTTGCCGCGCAAGGTATACTCAAGCACCCGCTGGCGGACATCCTGACTCCAGTGATTGATGTCCCCTGCACTGCTGGCAAGGTATTCATTCAGCCGTTTTTCTATATGCGGGCGGTAACTTTTCAGTAAATCAATCATGATGCTCCTGCTTTGGTAACTTCCGGATTGCGAAAAGCACTGATGATGGCTCGTCGCAGCACAGCCAGGATAATCCGGGCGGTTGATGGTTTCAGCTTCCGTCGAAATACTACAAATGGATCACGAGCAATCCTGCGGGCTGTCCAGCTGTACATATCCGCTGCGGCGGCTACCGGAATCCGGTAACGACGCGGGAGCCAGGCATACCCCTGCTCGGCGAGATTCTGCCATTCAAGATATCGATCGACCTGGAACCGGATATACCTGCAGAACTCCTCCGGATTACTTCGGGCGGCGGTTTCCGACAAATCGCTGAGTGTGGTTTCCTGTGTGGGCAGATAGCGCCGGCCAAACCCGTTATCCTCGGCCACATCACGAACAAAGTTGATCAGCTGCATAGCCCGACCCTGCTGCATGGCGGCATCACGTGCCTCCGGCGCAAGGCCAAGGATAGCGGCCATGTACAGCCCGATGACCTCGGCCGAGCCGTAGATATATTCCAGTAACTCCCCGATGGTGGCATAGCTGCTGCGGCTCAGATCCCAGGCCATGGACTGCAGGAATGCCTCGGTCCAGGCCGGGTCGAAGTGACACCGACGAGACAGCTCAACAAACGGATCGATCACCTGGTCTCCTGCAGGTGTTCCGGCTTGTGCGGCGCGATACCTATCGCAGAAACGGTGGAACGCTTCAGCCTGTTGCGGAACTGCATCGACATAGTTGTCTGCAACCCTGACAAAGCTGTACAGGCAGAACACGTCCCGACGAACTGCAGCGGGAAAGAACAGACTCGAGGTGAAATAGGTTTTGCTGCCAGAGCGAAAAATTCGCTTGTGGGCAGCAAAACGGTCTCCGGCATAATTCATGCGGCTAACATACTGTTACCGGCAGGATTCGGCAATATTGCTGCCGATTACCTGCGAAGAAATAACCGTCATGGGAACCCCGACACCGGGATGGGTGTACTGTCCGCTGTAAAAAAGGTTTTTGACCTTCTTGCTGCGATGCGATGGCCGAAAGATAGCCGTCTGATTCAGGGTATGCGCAATTCCAAGGGCTGTCCCCTTGTAGGCATTGTATTCCGATTGAAAGTCACGATGGGAAAACAATCGTCGAATCTCGATCGCATCCCGTATCCGGGTGCCAATCAGGTTTTCAAAGTGATCAAGAATCTTCTCGGCATACTGTTCACGGATCTGGTCGGTGTCCTCCAGACCGGCAGCGAGCGGGACCAGAAAAAAGATATTCTCCTTGCCAGCCGGGGCTACCAGATCGTCATCGAACGAAGCACAACTGACATAATAGCTGGGATTATCAGGCCACTGCGGCCTGGAAAAAATCTGCTCGAAGTGTTCATCCCAGGGATCAGAAAAATACAGATTATGGTGGACCAACTCCGGGACCTTGCGGTTCAACCCAAGATAGATAATGAACATGGTAGGTGCCATGGTGCGCTTGTCCCAGTAGCGTGAGCTGTAACTGCGGTACTCCGGCGGCAGCAGTTTCTGATCGGTATGCTGGTAATCCGCATTCGAAAGGAAGATATCAGCATTCACCTCCCCGTGGGCGGTTTTGGCTGCAGTTATCTGACCATTCTCTACCTTGAGTCCGGTTACCTCATGATCAGTGAGGATCCGCACCCCCATATCTTCAGCCAGCTGCCGGAATCCGTCGACCAGCGCGGCCATACCCCCGATCGGGAAGTACACACCCAGGTTCAGATCCACATGCGACATAATCGAGTACAGGGCCGGGGCGTTACGCGGGCTGGCACCGAGAAAAACCATGGCATACTCCAGAATCTGCTTGGCCCGCCGGTCGCTGAAGTACTTGCCGACATACCGATCCAGACTCTGGAAGATATTCATCCGGGTGCCCTCAACAAGAATGCGACGATTAAAGAACTGGAACATGCTGCGGTATTCGGTATAGAGAAATTCCCGCATAGCGATATCATACTTGTACCGCGCCCCATCAAGATAGCGCTGCAGACGCTCCCCGCCGCCAGGT comes from the Spirochaeta africana DSM 8902 genome and includes:
- the murI gene encoding glutamate racemase, yielding MGDSVSDARPVCVLDSGIGGLPYLSWMRAALPAESFVYISDTAGFPYGEKTADELTARVSLLVRWLRDRHNPKACVIACNTASVTSLAALRDQFPDLPFVGVVPAVKPAARITRKAIIGVLATRRTVEDPYLQGLIASFAQDVQVETVGAGELVRFVEERLYLPEDPRPLLLPFVERFSCSNVDVVVLGCTHFIHIAEELAGLFGTEVQIIDSRDGVSRQLQRVIHGQTARVSAGTTGGAAIAIWYQTAAIPEIITHNIERRYAVQAVRIAL
- the pdxT gene encoding pyridoxal 5'-phosphate synthase glutaminase subunit PdxT — translated: MGTPRMNCRLGVLALQGGFYKHMEMLRSMDAEAVAVKEPRDLAGLQGLLIPGGESTTIGMLMERYGLMAALRTQMAQGFPVFGTCAGAILLSDEIENSTQTRIGGLPITIRRNAYGRQVESFEADLVIQGIAPEDTPLRGVFIRAPIILACADTVEVLSSYEGYPTVVRAGSLLAATFHPELTSDDRLHRYFIQQIAADWQP
- a CDS encoding polyprenyl synthetase family protein; translated protein: MIDLLKSYRPHIEKRLNEYLASSAGDINHWSQDVRQRVLEYTLRGKMIRGALVFGGADAATFRTGGSISAAEHQALADTAAAMELIQSFLLIHDDIMDDDDVRRGMPAVHAQYRSRAVADGWDSPERSAIALGICAGDIAGFWAMQLLSRLALPPERLQSVIRIAADEIVVVGMAQMQDVAHGVQPQEPSTEDILGVYRCKTGRYTFALPMMLGWVIAGGSDADIDLLGQLGEAMGIVFQIQDDYIGLFGDPDTTGKPNTSDITENKKTLYRQGLRQHALQGNKRAAAALTGFGQPGITTGDVHEIQSVLQDLGVVEQVAAVRKSYVTECEQLIARLYDSGEGQESLLSLVRYLGSRGK
- a CDS encoding phytoene desaturase family protein → MSKKVCVIGGGFGGLSAAALLAHKGFDVTLLEKNPGVGGRAQVWRQDGFVFDMGPSWYLMPEVFDQFFEYLGKNRADYYKLQQLDPYYRIFFSPDEIIDINRDLDRTKEIFDRFEPGGGERLQRYLDGARYKYDIAMREFLYTEYRSMFQFFNRRILVEGTRMNIFQSLDRYVGKYFSDRRAKQILEYAMVFLGASPRNAPALYSIMSHVDLNLGVYFPIGGMAALVDGFRQLAEDMGVRILTDHEVTGLKVENGQITAAKTAHGEVNADIFLSNADYQHTDQKLLPPEYRSYSSRYWDKRTMAPTMFIIYLGLNRKVPELVHHNLYFSDPWDEHFEQIFSRPQWPDNPSYYVSCASFDDDLVAPAGKENIFFLVPLAAGLEDTDQIREQYAEKILDHFENLIGTRIRDAIEIRRLFSHRDFQSEYNAYKGTALGIAHTLNQTAIFRPSHRSKKVKNLFYSGQYTHPGVGVPMTVISSQVIGSNIAESCR
- a CDS encoding RluA family pseudouridine synthase; the encoded protein is MNITGEFSLVVDENLAPQRLDQYLSGRDGFPSRSQLKQLLRRIELNGNPAKLSAQVSAGDRVSGVVEPPVQPDCIPEPLRAEILYEDDDVVVVNKPPGMVVHPAHGNPDHTLLNGLLGHVSGLQERFQQAGDGYAAESAAVRPGIVHRLDKDTSGVLIAAKHPAAHALLSQQFADRQVGKLYLAVVKGRPRNPEGELQSRILRDPRNRKRFCAGTTGGKPAVTRYRTVASAEFGRQLVSLASLYPMTGRTHQLRVHMQWIGCPILGDPLYGRRSAAMSDGLMLHATVLELQLPNGKPARFYAPLPEHWQQLLTAFNDASAHQGSAVHPEDRDWCAAQLRSLSADREPAAQ
- the rsgA gene encoding ribosome small subunit-dependent GTPase A, whose product is MTGLVLQGINNIFTVMHENQTRLCRLKGKVLDGAENSYNPLAPGDLVEFEGELILRRHPRRNCLFRWNRKRNNMQAVAANVDQVVLFGSVGEPPFRPRFIDRALVLAELAGIPAVVVINKSDLTATAAEQERIDVYRQVGYRVHRISALTGDGLEDLRHILADKRSVLYGQSGVGKSSCINAMYPDCKLKTGEVSRKHNRGRHTTNYGRLLTAAELGSQGSATAIIDTPGIRELHIMGYTEYEIASGYREIAALAPGCSYNGCTHIHEPDCAVRAAVDRGELHPDRFASYAKTRADMQDLTKQYGVPRFDA
- a CDS encoding endonuclease MutS2, which produces MPEHPDRTTHALTVLEYEQVFSLILARARSPEGRQSLRSQGFCDDPVLLRSIQRESRELQSLLVQDGYPLPEYPDIAQPLEDCRVEGSVLELEDVAAVALYVDAAERELGWVHQQAPPEAAVREIATAGEIPQEVGKVIWRYLDRSGRLMEDRIPELQRIAARIHSASQAARDTAQRFLRQATYRDFWTSDEPALRDGRLVLPLQENYRGRISGIVHTRSASGTTLFFEPAEIVEANNRVTDEQSAYQVELQRILRRMSAVIREHRAVLEQLRQQVGRLDDRCARARFALQQDAVWLPVTEDSAIRLVQARHPLLGSAAVPISLEISGDPQRFIVLSGPNTGGKTVALKTLGLLAALHQHALPVPAADGTRLPLFSAIHADIGDEQSIERSLSTFSGHIGRIKRILAEADARGLVLLDELGTGTDPDEAGALGVAICEHLVDTGCMGIITTHLWALKEFSFSSEAFFNAAMAFDEQTHRPTYAVVPGLPGSSYALDTAEAIGLQPSILGRARELVEADQTSSAALLKRLAEQERRIQAREHELAALERELQRRHDLLQEQQQQLSQREGEVRRGQLQELDALLAAGRSRIEQTVKELREGELSSARIQAAKAGMHELEDQSAQVKEAAARDAAQRRIAEAAPQPGAIIRMHDSGKQGVIQRSAGKKRWKASFGSISLTVHERDFSVMAADQEASVQQSLSKPLPSQTPQKQPVYTVDVRGMRAHEAQDCVGRALDDALVQGRGDLAVIHGKGSGALQQAIQELLRQHPSVENFGFARPELGGSGKTEIRLRA
- the pdxS gene encoding pyridoxal 5'-phosphate synthase lyase subunit PdxS — protein: MSDKLWSERQKATWRTKVGLAEMLKGGVIMDVTTSEQAKIAADAGAQAVMALERVPADIRAQGGVARMSDPQMIEEIQKAVSIPVMAKCRIGHFVEAQLLQSMGVDFIDESEVLTPADDQYHVYKHDFTVPFVCGCRNLGEALRRIGEGAALIRTKGEAGTGDVVEAVRHLRTLHGDIRRLQGMREDELMTAAKELGAPFELVVEVARTGKLPVPNFSAGGVATPADAALMMQLGAETVFVGSGIFKSNNPAKRARAVVDAVAFYNDPEKLVEVSRNLGEPMTGINVSIMPQEDRLSVRGW
- a CDS encoding pentapeptide repeat-containing protein is translated as MTTAIFDYLEMMVVFSPCAHQGCDRYALGRTQFCLRHQPDFNTAIPEVLQHLQSQQNLVGWNFSELTFSDLVFSEKYVASCLFSHGVFPSIGFRKCRFENCFFDFSLFSDCSWHECVLHNCTFAGSEFSSSRFEESTLFQVSFNGITARNINFSSSDLFRSLFIGSSLHGALFEDCNLKRVNFCRSERQNVQFKWSNEMEAIFSEDQSSRQRIYPLERF
- a CDS encoding phytoene/squalene synthase family protein, whose product is MNYAGDRFAAHKRIFRSGSKTYFTSSLFFPAAVRRDVFCLYSFVRVADNYVDAVPQQAEAFHRFCDRYRAAQAGTPAGDQVIDPFVELSRRCHFDPAWTEAFLQSMAWDLSRSSYATIGELLEYIYGSAEVIGLYMAAILGLAPEARDAAMQQGRAMQLINFVRDVAEDNGFGRRYLPTQETTLSDLSETAARSNPEEFCRYIRFQVDRYLEWQNLAEQGYAWLPRRYRIPVAAAADMYSWTARRIARDPFVVFRRKLKPSTARIILAVLRRAIISAFRNPEVTKAGAS